The Mycoplasma sp. 1654_15 genome contains a region encoding:
- a CDS encoding DUF1410 domain-containing protein yields MTSNTADISLSFETVDYTVDTKQVNVEYYWREESGAYTFRAIPGQKIEKRFENQKEIYEIKNIHITDLPEGGKFAISRIFTDDNKEVNIRLDNHKTFNFYTQAVISEIRNEEAETSANLRITFIDKQESLNNKIAKVYFKEIKEDGTVEGQPQLEVEGQIVGSILRVEPKGLKKLQKYLIERIEVLDFKKDPKTQESQSQVLDFSSRFDEKQKTFATNVKSAEIQKITFSDNTETSIKSTLEFNADEKFLEYYTAQLQYAVVAAQDKKDETNLLFSDTYQTFTKQADGKFTIDFELKNLQSGNAFIVKGLKLVPKSNLTQKNLVLNNLDTTFNPLLDGSSLLFYTLPVISDITFTPNKTSANLNIVFNNAFPADTKNSFFTKDKNKKIKAKVFYKLYTGANPSSANNSEEKSIETTIFQNGINNLEISGLTGAKIYHITKIEVLENYTSSKNSNNILEVSAALDETKKFFSTVAETINVTKIENTARDQDNSTITITLSKNATDILQGKTVLLQFNKLGSSKIEEVEAQLKPTNGNDDPKIEFKVSQYENKPLELGTKYIINNIKLKSDLSAAEQNSAKDSALLTQILFDKNIKTSDKSFFTSSGILEITYKNDIERTIGVVIQLADALGEYRDKYAVLNYKLVEQTGVQLQDKDKEEKHSISAPIINNRVVFNLTDLVKKGKYQLIENQGLEIVDNPNVLQPSTLADSQKKIYVPFKKTLTSTDPEKQKSQFFSTVPKTANIDKIEIEQSTKNTAKFKLTLNDLDSYLNNQKIVVKYRKLGSLSDLLTQESTLNVTNKDASFELKNLDDGSVYNIVSFEKAQNDVEPIVFYTNQIDNEHKTLKTRATLKSVEVDTKKEASAKIVLRFNDTWQDIIGKKIKVTIKNQNNQKLTNEQIINTNLPFYTFRFDNLSKTDQYEIEKIEVDDQAVNAQQSNPNFSQILQPTIKEQENEIKQNSTFRISASKAVVEKIEFLDTQADQIKVKLTFDKDSKFIEGQKVKISYRNISDVANKTETISVPVEIATISDDKKTVEFSLQQLKSGDKYQVLKVELEENNQKPILGKNKDFNIVFSTKVDSEASLEKRFFVPTPTIDTINWEQPTESAFRINFKLHDNSGSLNNRKAKITYKDKDQQQPQSQTLVSDMVAVQNSNFSISLGNLTKAKNYEIEKIEISDDSQAKTFTELAGFSKLDTSKKEQYLNPWTTEITSIHTSTEFVTNSEKNSATIKLNFKDTDRFLIGRKLKITLKANVKDGQEKVVEATVTDSSGNTVIDDHSLQDLDPATIYKIVKIKDISSEQEAQNHPKLKNIFFANSVSDDQRLLVTKPVVTQIKVVNNGETARTIYISIKDPLKNFKNDQRTFEGKKLKITYEKKSATGSTEESQEVGIQNSNAKLELSNLTKDETYVIKSVEWAENPTPSGRTRRATPAFTKFYLWKFGQNGQVGNVISEDERTFHIMPTTARTSSLSFSSVTADSAKVSVSFDQLDSFLSKNATYQQHLQLRYLASGSGKIQTANLVYKQNSSNFEADLTNLPYGSNIIVTGISYDKQSATSDLKITFDDQSQQNKTFGTLPAVSRIENKSDPNSETSWNIDVFFKDTPRKLEGHKVVLKYQKVDIKNQQEQLKDQEMSSQEFEVKNSRVAISLTNLVKYQNYKILGLYWNPADKSSASTNYDSILIKTEDLVKNFDDRHKTLATQLQTNSQTALIESQKTGQIFKTIPETQSITNIEYKSITSNSAQLEVSFDAADNNYLNEFTKIQLNYRNVNNTSSSMQPITAIATKDNGTNTYKASFTLSNLQVGQYEITSIEYQQGSKINRVRYTQTQTLPQEKVNQDNPENVRIEFGQTVLPTQKIFTTLTSIKQILIPQQEVRDTSARIEVELNDTAGIFNGSTLALKVYKKNEPNRFLNLKDALVISSSSRAIFLLDDLDKNTQYVVSEVRLKQNQKDLKLQEEVQSSSPASSSPAKFEKEFTTTTEYATVVKITDETNSLSTSDQISKAKVKLEFDAKDKFLKDKNISLYLKYTAILEGNPKYSTQAKQVTESNGEYSIEFELDKLSAGSEYKIDGLFMSNQDMENQKGLQGNITTLINIDQTKVTSQQQIFKTEVAISRIVTNTSETTANVLVTLDNSQNKEFKDTDATIVFTKENDQIEISKTQVTKLSNSQFLFQLNDLVKIQKYQIKAIKLTESTSSQQVEYNFVSTFDNEQKKFETDIDSVNVQVSANQQNKDDSGEFTLKVNQNEENILNKYQVQINYQSVDKSEAQKVINWTDLTQNNQVFNVSQLSNGQQYQITNIQLKLKNTIQKTDPKLLQVIPVTITNPEPVTNNTIYTNTSIKSISSVSTFEKQATVTIELNNNNKIIQQNKQLQLTYQLVKQGIVVNNGQTRTKQASFSAADNKVVFNLDGLEKGSQYQIVKLETDLTRVQGFANSQIKFADTVKDPDKKFDVAATTADITYLTYEQITTRSAKVKVRLKQDDKFLLSDNGNDIVLSYRNASDNVVLTSQPASLRQQGNELEIEYQLNNLLPGTKYEIEKIISLKYSISVQLDNSINTTSFQESQVNRKAFYTHVEVSDIQLDKIQNPNNNNQEETRALDHSANVKVVFADKEKTLRGQQVKLTIKQGSTIGLSNTSNNTKEVAAVVQEDNQNQNQVYATFNLTSLVKWTNYTVETVTHNATSNQPQNNQPIQFDSAFNPRGDKEAKKHFQTSGDVIDILKTIQAVDIQNPKKTTLILEVNELNAAIMKDKSYQIEFEDKKTQKKYISSQPVQVRNDYNDSFGGQSLTNKNILRFDISKDYVSEVQQNGQVSNQKTTLDEGHKFQVTKITEISLASNTKKIAVGIPQNTNTQVLQGTETNPLINTSVQQIPEDQQIIFQTIYDYPTVERLYAGETTLQLNGKWKTTLKLKFNDPNNTLVSNKKFPNSQFNWWMEKSIVKVKFNNQELYLNWTKDNTHTASSNGYEVKNASFDQSPGVKELSFDLEATDIKSLIGQDIKVSVIEASYNWIETQTYVETVFSKNFTSRFGHDGITKTVYGEEIKTKIRPKLYIEQATSTMNYDKDLFGFTIAVYDPTGLIKTTNDQENSWANDRWTVEKVNKQSFNLQFEPVDIKVTPFNYNNRFTIATQENVWTGNKDINEIFNGNDNSISPQSGVATQLIAASQRPQYIQTLSAADYAKRNSNDDGEDIFSSHYAFVTFFYDLTQTQTLKLFGAQIAELDLSKIKILQDSDNPETNNLTIYNPSGRKRWLIDPMISLNEFITIDTANGGVNSGNLKKGFDPFNFKKQNNNNNNLSLNYSSNTLSSQTDFSNALTSNLYIKRWTYNPHSNINNVKVYLSRPNNFMMKGGWNNWAALAMFMDEDQKIYFAGDDLNLPVNLFNASSFRTQDEVELNFSLKNNLIYNQKNLTFLGVLVKDISGAGYDTSSQNQGSSTQYIQTQFLIDPTNAYKIHRTIKIR; encoded by the coding sequence ATGACTTCAAACACTGCAGATATTTCCTTATCATTTGAAACAGTTGATTATACAGTAGATACTAAACAAGTAAATGTAGAATACTACTGAAGAGAAGAAAGTGGTGCATATACTTTTAGAGCGATACCTGGGCAAAAAATAGAAAAAAGATTTGAAAATCAAAAAGAAATTTACGAAATTAAAAACATACATATTACTGACTTACCAGAAGGAGGTAAGTTTGCTATTTCCAGAATATTTACTGATGATAATAAAGAAGTAAATATTAGATTAGATAATCATAAAACTTTTAATTTTTATACACAAGCTGTTATTTCTGAAATTAGAAATGAAGAAGCTGAAACATCAGCAAACTTAAGAATTACCTTCATAGACAAACAAGAATCATTAAATAATAAAATTGCAAAAGTTTACTTTAAAGAAATAAAAGAAGATGGAACAGTCGAAGGACAACCACAACTTGAAGTTGAAGGGCAAATAGTAGGTTCTATTTTAAGAGTTGAACCAAAAGGACTTAAAAAACTACAAAAATATTTAATTGAAAGAATCGAAGTTTTAGACTTTAAAAAAGATCCAAAAACACAAGAAAGTCAATCACAAGTTCTTGATTTTTCTTCACGTTTTGATGAAAAACAAAAAACTTTTGCTACTAATGTAAAATCAGCTGAGATTCAAAAAATTACTTTTTCAGATAATACAGAAACTTCTATAAAATCAACATTAGAATTTAATGCTGATGAGAAATTTTTAGAATACTACACAGCTCAATTACAATACGCAGTAGTTGCAGCTCAAGATAAAAAAGACGAAACTAATCTTCTTTTTTCAGACACTTATCAAACTTTTACTAAACAAGCAGATGGTAAATTTACAATTGATTTTGAACTTAAAAATTTACAAAGTGGAAATGCTTTTATAGTAAAAGGATTAAAATTAGTTCCAAAATCCAACCTTACACAAAAAAATCTAGTTTTAAACAACTTAGATACAACTTTTAATCCTTTATTAGACGGTTCTTCTTTACTATTTTATACACTACCAGTTATCTCTGATATTACTTTCACACCTAATAAAACTTCAGCTAACTTAAACATTGTATTTAATAATGCTTTTCCAGCAGATACAAAAAATTCCTTCTTTACAAAGGATAAAAACAAAAAAATTAAAGCAAAAGTATTTTATAAGTTATATACCGGAGCAAATCCTTCATCAGCAAATAATTCAGAAGAAAAATCTATTGAAACTACAATTTTCCAAAACGGAATTAATAACTTAGAAATTAGTGGTTTAACTGGTGCAAAAATTTATCACATAACCAAAATTGAAGTTCTTGAAAACTATACAAGTTCTAAAAATAGCAATAATATTTTAGAAGTATCTGCAGCACTTGATGAAACCAAAAAATTCTTCTCAACTGTAGCAGAAACAATTAATGTTACTAAAATTGAAAATACCGCTCGTGATCAAGATAATTCAACAATTACAATTACATTATCTAAAAATGCTACTGATATTTTACAAGGAAAAACAGTATTACTTCAATTTAACAAATTAGGTTCAAGCAAAATTGAAGAAGTAGAAGCACAACTTAAACCTACAAATGGAAATGACGATCCAAAAATTGAATTTAAAGTAAGCCAATACGAAAATAAACCTTTAGAACTAGGTACAAAATACATTATTAATAACATTAAGTTAAAATCTGATCTTTCAGCAGCTGAACAAAATAGTGCAAAAGACTCAGCTTTACTTACTCAAATCTTATTTGATAAAAACATCAAAACAAGCGATAAATCCTTCTTTACCTCATCAGGAATTTTAGAAATTACCTATAAAAACGACATCGAAAGAACAATTGGTGTTGTTATTCAGTTAGCAGATGCACTAGGTGAATACAGAGACAAATACGCTGTTTTAAACTATAAATTAGTAGAACAAACAGGTGTGCAATTACAAGATAAAGACAAAGAAGAAAAACATTCAATATCAGCTCCAATTATTAATAATAGAGTTGTATTTAACCTTACAGATTTAGTTAAAAAAGGAAAATACCAACTAATTGAAAATCAAGGTCTTGAAATAGTAGATAATCCAAATGTGCTTCAACCTTCTACTTTAGCAGATTCACAGAAAAAAATATATGTTCCATTTAAAAAAACATTAACATCAACTGATCCAGAAAAACAAAAATCTCAATTTTTCTCAACAGTGCCAAAAACTGCTAATATTGACAAAATTGAGATAGAACAATCTACAAAAAACACAGCTAAATTTAAACTAACACTAAATGATCTAGATTCTTACTTAAATAATCAAAAAATCGTTGTTAAATATAGAAAATTAGGTTCATTATCAGATTTATTAACTCAAGAATCAACTTTAAATGTAACTAATAAAGATGCAAGTTTTGAGCTTAAAAACCTAGATGATGGAAGTGTTTATAATATAGTTTCATTTGAAAAAGCTCAAAACGATGTTGAGCCGATTGTTTTCTATACTAACCAAATCGACAACGAGCATAAAACTCTAAAAACAAGAGCAACTTTAAAATCAGTTGAAGTAGATACTAAAAAAGAAGCAAGTGCCAAAATAGTTTTAAGATTTAATGATACTTGACAAGATATTATTGGTAAGAAAATAAAAGTTACAATTAAAAATCAAAACAATCAAAAACTAACCAATGAACAAATCATTAATACAAATCTTCCATTTTATACATTCCGTTTTGATAATTTATCTAAAACAGATCAGTACGAAATAGAAAAAATTGAAGTAGATGACCAAGCAGTAAATGCACAACAAAGCAATCCTAACTTTAGCCAAATTTTACAACCTACAATAAAAGAACAAGAAAATGAAATTAAACAAAACTCAACATTTAGAATTAGTGCTTCAAAAGCTGTTGTTGAAAAAATTGAATTTTTAGATACACAAGCAGACCAAATAAAAGTAAAACTAACTTTTGATAAAGATTCCAAATTTATTGAAGGTCAAAAAGTAAAAATAAGTTATAGAAATATCTCAGATGTTGCAAATAAAACAGAAACTATTTCAGTTCCTGTAGAAATAGCAACAATTTCAGATGATAAAAAAACAGTTGAATTTAGTTTACAACAATTAAAATCTGGTGATAAATATCAAGTTTTAAAAGTTGAATTAGAAGAAAATAATCAAAAACCAATTTTAGGTAAAAATAAAGACTTTAACATTGTCTTTTCTACTAAAGTAGATTCAGAAGCTAGTTTAGAAAAACGTTTCTTTGTACCAACACCAACCATCGATACAATTAACTGAGAGCAACCAACAGAATCTGCATTTAGAATTAATTTCAAATTACACGATAATTCTGGTTCTTTAAATAACAGAAAAGCAAAAATTACTTATAAAGATAAAGACCAGCAACAACCACAGTCTCAAACATTAGTTTCAGATATGGTTGCAGTGCAAAATTCTAATTTTTCAATTAGTTTAGGGAATTTAACTAAAGCCAAAAATTACGAAATTGAAAAAATAGAAATCTCTGACGATTCACAAGCTAAAACATTTACTGAATTAGCAGGATTTAGTAAATTAGATACTTCTAAAAAAGAACAATATTTAAATCCTTGAACTACTGAAATTACTTCTATTCATACAAGCACTGAATTTGTAACTAATTCAGAAAAAAATAGTGCAACTATTAAATTAAATTTCAAAGATACAGACAGATTCTTAATTGGTAGAAAATTAAAAATTACTTTAAAAGCAAATGTTAAAGATGGACAAGAAAAAGTTGTTGAAGCAACAGTAACAGATTCTAGTGGAAATACAGTAATTGATGATCATTCATTACAAGATTTAGATCCAGCAACAATTTATAAAATTGTAAAAATTAAAGATATTTCTTCAGAACAAGAAGCACAAAATCATCCAAAACTTAAAAATATTTTCTTTGCTAATTCTGTAAGTGATGATCAAAGATTATTAGTTACAAAACCAGTAGTAACACAAATTAAAGTTGTAAACAATGGAGAAACAGCTCGTACAATTTATATTTCAATAAAAGATCCTCTTAAAAACTTTAAGAATGATCAAAGAACTTTTGAAGGTAAAAAATTAAAAATCACTTACGAGAAAAAAAGTGCTACAGGTAGTACAGAAGAATCACAAGAAGTAGGAATTCAAAATTCAAATGCTAAACTTGAATTATCTAATTTAACTAAAGATGAAACTTATGTAATTAAATCTGTAGAATGAGCTGAAAATCCAACACCATCAGGTCGTACTAGAAGAGCAACACCTGCATTTACTAAGTTTTATCTCTGAAAATTTGGTCAAAATGGACAAGTAGGAAATGTTATCTCTGAAGACGAAAGAACTTTCCATATAATGCCAACTACAGCTAGAACAAGTTCTTTATCTTTTTCTTCAGTTACTGCAGATTCAGCAAAAGTATCTGTATCTTTTGATCAACTAGATTCATTTTTAAGTAAAAACGCCACTTATCAACAACACTTACAACTTAGATATCTAGCTTCTGGAAGTGGTAAGATTCAAACTGCTAATTTAGTTTATAAACAAAATTCATCAAATTTTGAAGCAGATTTAACTAATCTTCCATATGGTTCTAATATTATTGTAACTGGTATTTCATATGACAAACAAAGTGCAACTTCAGATTTAAAAATAACTTTTGATGATCAATCACAACAAAATAAAACATTCGGTACATTACCAGCAGTTTCAAGAATAGAAAACAAATCCGATCCAAATTCAGAAACTAGTTGAAACATTGATGTATTTTTCAAAGACACACCAAGAAAATTAGAAGGTCACAAAGTTGTTTTAAAATATCAAAAAGTTGATATTAAAAATCAACAAGAACAACTAAAAGATCAAGAAATGTCTTCACAAGAATTTGAAGTTAAAAATTCAAGAGTAGCAATTAGTCTAACAAATTTAGTAAAATATCAAAACTATAAAATTTTAGGTTTATACTGAAATCCAGCAGATAAATCTAGTGCATCTACAAATTATGATTCAATTTTAATTAAAACAGAAGATTTAGTTAAAAACTTTGATGATAGACACAAAACTTTAGCTACTCAATTACAAACAAATTCCCAAACAGCTTTAATAGAGTCACAAAAAACAGGACAAATATTTAAAACTATTCCTGAGACTCAATCTATTACTAATATTGAATATAAAAGCATTACCTCTAATTCTGCTCAATTAGAAGTAAGTTTTGATGCTGCAGATAATAATTATTTAAATGAATTTACTAAAATACAATTAAATTATAGAAATGTAAATAATACCTCATCAAGTATGCAACCTATTACAGCAATAGCAACAAAAGATAATGGAACAAACACATATAAAGCAAGTTTTACTTTATCTAATTTACAAGTTGGACAATACGAAATTACTTCTATTGAATACCAACAAGGTTCAAAAATCAATCGCGTTCGTTATACTCAAACACAAACCTTACCACAAGAAAAAGTAAATCAAGATAATCCAGAAAATGTAAGAATAGAATTTGGACAAACTGTTTTACCAACTCAAAAAATCTTTACTACACTAACATCAATAAAACAAATTTTAATTCCACAACAAGAAGTCAGAGATACAAGCGCAAGGATTGAGGTTGAATTAAATGATACTGCAGGTATCTTTAATGGTTCTACATTAGCTTTAAAAGTTTACAAGAAAAATGAACCAAATCGATTTTTAAATCTTAAAGATGCACTGGTTATCAGTAGTAGTAGTAGGGCGATTTTCTTACTCGATGATTTAGATAAAAACACTCAATATGTAGTATCTGAGGTTCGTTTAAAACAAAACCAAAAAGATTTAAAATTACAAGAAGAGGTTCAATCTTCTTCTCCTGCTTCTTCTTCTCCTGCTAAATTTGAAAAAGAATTTACAACTACTACTGAATATGCAACAGTTGTAAAAATTACTGATGAAACTAATAGTTTATCAACATCAGATCAAATTTCTAAAGCAAAAGTTAAATTAGAATTTGATGCAAAAGATAAGTTCTTAAAAGATAAAAATATTAGTCTTTATCTAAAATATACTGCCATATTAGAAGGTAATCCTAAATATTCTACACAAGCAAAACAAGTAACAGAATCTAATGGAGAATATTCTATTGAATTTGAACTTGATAAACTAAGTGCAGGTAGTGAATATAAAATTGATGGTCTATTCATGTCTAATCAAGATATGGAAAACCAAAAAGGATTACAAGGCAACATTACTACATTAATTAATATTGATCAAACTAAAGTTACTTCACAACAACAAATATTTAAAACAGAAGTAGCTATCTCTAGAATCGTTACAAATACATCTGAAACAACAGCAAATGTTTTAGTAACTTTAGATAATTCCCAAAATAAAGAATTTAAAGATACTGACGCAACTATAGTATTTACCAAAGAAAATGATCAAATTGAAATATCTAAAACTCAAGTAACAAAATTATCTAACTCACAATTTCTTTTTCAGTTAAACGACTTAGTTAAAATTCAAAAATACCAAATTAAAGCAATTAAATTAACAGAATCAACTTCAAGTCAGCAAGTTGAGTACAATTTTGTTTCAACTTTTGACAATGAACAGAAAAAATTTGAAACAGATATTGATTCTGTAAATGTTCAAGTTAGTGCAAATCAACAAAATAAAGATGATTCAGGTGAATTTACTTTAAAAGTAAATCAAAATGAAGAAAATATTTTAAACAAATATCAAGTTCAAATTAATTATCAAAGTGTTGATAAATCTGAAGCACAAAAAGTAATTAATTGAACTGATTTAACTCAAAATAATCAAGTTTTTAATGTTAGTCAACTATCTAATGGTCAACAATATCAAATTACTAATATTCAATTAAAATTAAAAAATACAATTCAAAAAACTGATCCTAAGTTATTACAAGTTATACCAGTTACTATAACTAATCCAGAACCAGTTACTAACAACACCATTTATACTAATACATCTATTAAATCTATTTCATCAGTATCTACATTTGAAAAACAAGCCACTGTTACAATTGAATTAAACAATAATAATAAAATCATCCAACAAAATAAACAGCTTCAATTAACATATCAATTAGTAAAACAAGGAATAGTTGTTAATAACGGACAAACTCGTACTAAACAAGCTTCATTTTCAGCAGCTGATAATAAAGTGGTATTTAATCTAGATGGTTTAGAAAAAGGTAGTCAGTATCAAATAGTAAAATTAGAAACTGATTTAACTCGAGTTCAAGGATTTGCAAATTCCCAAATAAAATTTGCTGATACTGTTAAAGACCCAGACAAAAAATTTGATGTTGCAGCAACAACTGCAGATATTACTTACTTAACATATGAACAAATTACTACAAGATCTGCTAAAGTTAAAGTAAGATTAAAACAAGATGATAAGTTCTTGTTAAGTGATAATGGAAATGACATTGTATTATCTTATAGAAATGCAAGTGATAATGTAGTTCTAACTTCTCAACCAGCAAGTTTAAGACAACAAGGTAATGAGTTAGAAATTGAGTATCAATTAAATAATTTACTACCAGGTACTAAATATGAAATTGAAAAAATTATTTCACTTAAGTATTCTATTAGTGTGCAACTAGATAATTCAATCAACACAACTTCATTCCAAGAAAGTCAAGTAAACAGAAAAGCCTTTTATACTCACGTAGAAGTAAGTGATATACAATTAGATAAAATTCAAAATCCAAATAACAATAATCAAGAAGAAACAAGAGCTTTAGATCATAGTGCTAATGTAAAAGTGGTTTTTGCTGATAAAGAAAAAACTTTAAGAGGACAGCAAGTAAAATTAACTATTAAGCAAGGTTCTACTATTGGATTAAGTAATACATCAAATAATACAAAAGAAGTTGCTGCAGTGGTTCAAGAAGATAATCAAAATCAAAACCAAGTATATGCAACATTTAATTTAACTTCTTTAGTTAAATGAACCAATTACACTGTAGAAACAGTAACTCATAATGCCACCTCAAATCAGCCACAAAATAATCAACCAATTCAATTTGATTCTGCATTTAATCCAAGAGGGGATAAAGAAGCTAAAAAACACTTCCAAACTTCTGGAGATGTAATTGATATTTTAAAAACTATTCAAGCAGTTGATATCCAAAACCCTAAAAAAACAACATTAATATTGGAAGTTAATGAGTTAAATGCTGCAATTATGAAAGATAAATCATATCAAATAGAATTTGAAGATAAAAAAACTCAGAAAAAATATATATCAAGTCAGCCTGTACAAGTAAGAAATGATTATAATGATTCTTTCGGAGGTCAATCATTAACAAATAAAAACATTTTAAGATTTGACATTAGTAAAGATTATGTTTCAGAAGTTCAACAAAATGGACAAGTAAGCAATCAAAAAACTACACTTGATGAAGGACACAAATTCCAAGTAACAAAAATTACAGAAATATCTCTAGCAAGTAATACAAAAAAAATAGCTGTGGGAATTCCACAAAACACTAACACACAAGTTCTACAAGGTACAGAAACAAATCCTTTAATTAATACATCTGTTCAACAAATACCTGAAGACCAACAAATCATCTTCCAAACTATTTATGACTATCCAACAGTTGAAAGGCTCTATGCAGGTGAGACTACATTACAATTGAATGGAAAATGAAAAACCACTTTAAAACTTAAATTCAACGATCCAAACAATACTTTAGTTTCAAATAAAAAATTTCCAAATTCACAATTTAATTGATGAATGGAAAAATCAATAGTAAAAGTTAAATTCAATAATCAAGAACTATATTTAAACTGAACAAAAGATAATACACACACAGCTTCATCAAATGGTTATGAAGTAAAAAATGCTAGTTTTGATCAAAGCCCTGGTGTAAAAGAACTTTCATTTGATTTAGAAGCGACAGATATTAAATCTTTAATAGGTCAAGACATTAAAGTTAGTGTTATAGAAGCATCATATAACTGAATAGAAACTCAAACTTATGTTGAAACAGTATTTTCTAAAAACTTTACATCTCGTTTTGGTCATGATGGTATTACCAAAACAGTTTATGGTGAAGAAATAAAAACTAAGATTAGACCTAAGTTATATATTGAGCAAGCTACTTCAACAATGAACTATGATAAAGACTTATTTGGATTTACCATAGCAGTCTACGATCCAACAGGATTAATTAAAACCACCAATGATCAAGAAAACAGTTGAGCAAATGATAGATGAACAGTAGAAAAAGTTAACAAACAATCATTTAATTTACAGTTTGAACCGGTGGATATTAAGGTGACTCCATTTAACTATAATAATCGATTTACTATTGCAACTCAAGAAAATGTATGAACTGGAAATAAGGATATAAACGAAATTTTTAATGGAAATGATAATAGTATATCTCCACAATCAGGTGTTGCAACTCAATTAATAGCAGCTTCCCAGCGTCCTCAATATATTCAAACTTTATCAGCTGCTGATTATGCTAAACGAAATAGTAATGATGATGGAGAAGATATATTTAGTAGTCATTATGCTTTTGTTACATTTTTCTATGATTTAACCCAAACCCAAACACTAAAACTGTTTGGCGCACAAATAGCAGAACTAGATTTAAGCAAAATAAAAATATTACAAGATTCTGATAATCCAGAAACAAACAATTTAACCATATATAATCCAAGTGGAAGAAAAAGATGATTAATTGATCCGATGATATCTTTAAATGAGTTTATAACTATAGACACTGCTAATGGAGGAGTTAATTCTGGTAATTTAAAAAAAGGTTTTGACCCCTTTAATTTTAAAAAACAAAATAATAATAATAATAATTTATCTTTAAATTACTCATCAAATACTTTATCTTCACAAACTGATTTTAGCAATGCATTAACAAGTAATTTATATATTAAAAGATGGACTTACAATCCACATTCCAATATTAATAATGTAAAAGTATATTTATCAAGACCTAATAATTTTATGATGAAAGGTGGATGAAATAACTGAGCTGCATTGGCAATGTTTATGGATGAAGATCAAAAAATTTATTTTGCTGGAGATGACTTAAACTTGCCTGTAAATTTATTTAATGCCTCAAGTTTTAGAACTCAAGATGAAGTAGAATTAAACTTTTCACTCAAGAATAATCTTATATACAATCAAAAAAATCTAACTTTTTTAGGAGTTTTAGTTAAAGATATTTCAGGTGCAGGTTATGATACATCTAGCCAAAATCAAGGTTCTTCTACTCAATATATTCAAACCCAATTCTTAATAGATCCAACTAATGCATATAAAATTCATAGAACTATTAAAATAAGATAA